In Microbacterium laevaniformans, a single window of DNA contains:
- the epsC gene encoding serine O-acetyltransferase EpsC, with product MSGTSTDTAAPRLGAFARVREDIAAAKLRDPAARGAAEIAVLYSGLHAIWIYRVAHALWRRGWRFAARALSQAARWVTGVEIHPGATIGRRFFIDHGMGVVIGETAEIGDDVMLYHGVTLGGRTRDAGKRHPTLGDGVAVGAGAKILGPVTIGAGSVVGANAVVTRDAPADSVLVGVPATARSRRAGEETRALLTTPEYSI from the coding sequence GTGAGTGGCACCTCTACCGATACCGCTGCGCCGCGGCTCGGGGCCTTCGCACGCGTCCGTGAAGACATCGCGGCCGCGAAGCTGAGAGACCCCGCAGCCCGCGGCGCAGCGGAGATCGCGGTTCTGTACTCCGGTCTGCACGCCATCTGGATCTATCGCGTCGCGCACGCGCTGTGGCGTCGCGGGTGGCGCTTCGCCGCGCGGGCTCTCTCCCAGGCGGCGCGGTGGGTGACGGGAGTGGAGATCCACCCCGGCGCGACGATCGGCCGCCGCTTCTTCATCGATCACGGCATGGGCGTGGTGATCGGTGAGACCGCCGAGATCGGCGACGACGTGATGCTCTACCACGGCGTGACGCTGGGCGGACGTACACGCGACGCCGGTAAGCGGCACCCCACCCTCGGTGACGGCGTCGCGGTCGGCGCGGGAGCGAAGATCCTCGGACCGGTGACGATCGGCGCCGGTTCGGTCGTCGGCGCCAATGCCGTCGTCACTCGCGACGCTCCCGCGGATTCCGTGCTGGTCGGCGTCCCCGCCACGGCTCGCTCCCGCCGCGCGGGGGAAGAGACGCGCGCGCTGCTGACGACGCCCGAGTACTCCATCTGA
- the cysK gene encoding cysteine synthase A, whose amino-acid sequence MSGIHSDITSAFGNTPLVRLNRISEGLPGTVLAKLEFYNPASSVKDRLGIAIVDAAEASGALQPGGTIVEGTSGNTGIALAMVGAARGYKVILTMPASMSVERRMLLKAYGAELVLTEPALGMKGAVAKAEEIAAATPGAVLAKQFANEANPAIHRKTTAEEILRDTDGEIGYFVAGIGTGGTITGVGQVLKERVPEAKVIAVEPADSPLLTKGTPGPHKIQGIGPNFIPEILDQDVIDEVVDVEFDDAIRVAREVATTEGILVGISSGAAIWAALQIAARPEAEGKNIVVIIPSFGERYLSTALYEHLRED is encoded by the coding sequence ATGTCCGGCATCCACTCCGACATCACGAGCGCATTCGGCAACACCCCACTGGTGCGCCTGAACCGCATCAGCGAGGGCCTGCCCGGCACGGTGCTCGCCAAGCTCGAGTTCTACAACCCCGCGTCCTCCGTGAAGGACCGTCTGGGCATCGCCATCGTCGATGCGGCCGAAGCCTCCGGTGCCCTGCAGCCCGGCGGCACGATCGTCGAGGGCACGAGCGGCAACACCGGCATCGCACTGGCGATGGTCGGCGCCGCACGCGGCTACAAGGTCATCCTCACGATGCCGGCATCGATGTCGGTCGAGCGCCGCATGCTCCTGAAGGCATACGGAGCGGAGCTCGTGCTCACCGAGCCCGCACTCGGGATGAAGGGCGCGGTCGCGAAGGCCGAGGAGATCGCCGCCGCCACGCCGGGCGCGGTCCTGGCCAAGCAGTTCGCGAACGAGGCGAACCCCGCCATCCACCGCAAGACGACGGCGGAGGAGATCCTCCGCGACACCGACGGGGAGATCGGCTACTTCGTCGCCGGCATCGGCACCGGCGGAACCATCACGGGTGTCGGCCAGGTCCTCAAGGAGCGCGTGCCCGAGGCGAAGGTCATCGCCGTCGAGCCCGCCGACTCCCCGCTGTTGACCAAGGGAACCCCCGGACCCCACAAGATCCAGGGCATCGGTCCCAACTTCATTCCGGAGATCCTCGACCAGGACGTGATCGACGAGGTCGTGGATGTCGAGTTCGACGACGCCATCCGCGTGGCACGAGAGGTGGCGACCACCGAGGGGATCCTGGTCGGCATCTCGTCGGGCGCCGCCATCTGGGCAGCCCTGCAGATCGCCGCGCGTCCGGAGGCCGAGGGCAAGAACATCGTCGTGATCATCCCCTCCTTCGGCGAGCGCTACCTCTCCACCGCGCTCTACGAGCACCTGCGCGAGGACTGA
- the prmC gene encoding peptide chain release factor N(5)-glutamine methyltransferase produces the protein MTSPPVSGPPADLSALLRAASATLAAAGVPTPDVDAELLAAHVLSLPRGELLAAALRGDRAPDDTAAFDELIRRRATREPLQHLIGVAPFRHLELRVGPGVFVPRPETEMVAQLAIDALRAVPDAAPIAVDLGTGSGAIALAMATEVPHARVHAAENAVDAYVWAKENFAAHAPQARLAFIDLADAFRELDGTVAVLVSNPPYVPDAAIPRDPEVRHWDPPSALYGGADGLDVVRVLSEVGLRLLRSGGTLVIEHGEWQGAPIRALLDAAGWRACATHPDLTLRDRATTAVRP, from the coding sequence ATGACCTCTCCGCCTGTCTCCGGCCCGCCTGCCGACCTGTCCGCGCTGCTGCGCGCCGCGTCGGCGACCCTCGCCGCCGCGGGCGTCCCCACGCCCGACGTCGATGCCGAGTTGCTCGCCGCCCATGTGCTCTCCCTTCCGCGGGGTGAACTGCTCGCCGCTGCTCTGCGCGGCGATCGGGCTCCGGACGATACCGCGGCGTTCGACGAGCTCATCCGCCGCCGTGCGACGAGGGAGCCTCTCCAGCACCTCATCGGCGTCGCACCGTTCCGCCATCTGGAACTGCGCGTCGGGCCCGGGGTGTTCGTCCCGCGTCCCGAGACGGAGATGGTCGCCCAACTCGCGATCGACGCGTTGCGTGCCGTGCCGGATGCCGCGCCCATCGCCGTTGACCTCGGGACGGGATCCGGGGCGATCGCCCTGGCAATGGCGACCGAGGTTCCGCACGCGCGCGTGCACGCCGCCGAGAACGCCGTCGACGCGTATGTCTGGGCGAAGGAGAACTTCGCGGCCCACGCCCCCCAGGCGCGACTCGCGTTCATCGACCTCGCCGATGCCTTCCGCGAACTCGACGGCACGGTCGCGGTGCTGGTGTCCAATCCGCCCTACGTTCCCGATGCCGCCATCCCGCGTGACCCGGAGGTACGACACTGGGACCCTCCGAGCGCCCTCTATGGCGGAGCGGATGGCCTGGACGTCGTCCGAGTGCTCTCCGAGGTCGGGCTGCGCCTGCTGCGTTCGGGCGGAACACTCGTGATCGAGCACGGAGAGTGGCAGGGGGCGCCGATCCGTGCGCTCCTGGACGCGGCCGGGTGGCGGGCGTGCGCCACGCATCCGGACCTCACCCTGCGCGACCGGGCGACGACGGCCGTACGTCCCTGA
- a CDS encoding L-threonylcarbamoyladenylate synthase: protein MSEFFDARDAEQLLPGLRKARQAIGRGELIVMPTDTVYGIAADAFSASAVAALLAAKGRGRQSPPPVLVAGLSTMRALVAEVPAPVERLVEEFWPGGLTIVLPSQPSLSWDLGDTHGTVAVRMPADRIALELLEDCGPLAVSSANLTGKAAAVDAHNAYNMLRDSVAVYLDGGPSTHGVASTIVDATGLVGAGDRPVRVLREGAVSRARLREVLGDLLEPDPEPLHDASAS, encoded by the coding sequence ATGTCTGAGTTCTTCGACGCACGCGACGCCGAGCAGCTGCTCCCCGGGCTGCGCAAGGCGCGCCAGGCCATCGGTCGCGGCGAGCTCATCGTGATGCCGACGGACACGGTCTACGGCATCGCCGCCGATGCCTTCAGCGCCAGCGCCGTCGCGGCTCTCCTCGCCGCCAAGGGTCGCGGGAGGCAGTCGCCGCCCCCCGTGCTCGTTGCCGGTCTGTCGACCATGCGCGCGCTCGTGGCCGAGGTGCCGGCCCCCGTGGAACGGCTCGTCGAGGAGTTCTGGCCCGGGGGACTGACGATCGTCCTACCGTCGCAGCCCTCGCTGTCATGGGATCTGGGTGACACCCACGGTACCGTCGCGGTGCGCATGCCTGCCGATCGCATCGCGCTCGAGCTGTTGGAGGACTGCGGGCCGCTCGCGGTCTCCAGCGCCAACCTCACGGGCAAGGCCGCGGCCGTCGACGCGCACAACGCCTACAACATGCTGCGTGACAGTGTCGCGGTGTATCTGGACGGCGGCCCCTCCACGCACGGCGTCGCTTCGACGATCGTGGACGCGACCGGGCTGGTCGGCGCCGGCGATCGTCCCGTCCGGGTCCTGCGTGAGGGCGCCGTGTCGCGCGCGCGCCTGCGCGAGGTGCTCGGTGACCTGCTCGAACCCGATCCCGAACCGCTCCACGACGCCTCCGCGTCATGA